Part of the Rhineura floridana isolate rRhiFlo1 chromosome 8, rRhiFlo1.hap2, whole genome shotgun sequence genome is shown below.
TTTCCTGTGTTTGTTCTGGGTGCATGGTTGATTTTGTAAATTCCTTTTCTCTTCAAccaaagggtttttaaaaagagaaacatGGTTTAAACCACTTGCCTTATTCCAAAGAAAAGTGAACTTGGGCAAAGCCAGCTGTGTGATGTCAGCCTGCTCACATGTTGACTGGTCAGAACTTGGACACATCTGTTTTGTGATGTCATAGATTCTAGGAAAACATGGTGGAAGAAGTCACACTCAGAGCTGCCAGAAGGATGAGATGGTTGCTCCTCCCAGTTCTGGCCCTTGCTGCTCTCCAGGCCACCCATGCCGACACCACCTGCGAGTAAGTGTGAAAACAGGCCAACGTAGGAAGGAGGCATCACCCCCTTTCTGGAGGTGGACTCAGTGATGCGATGATCAGAGGGAAGGCCCTGTAATGTAAGAAGGAGTAGTgaggggtgggatgggggtgtACACAGAGTGGGAATGTTGGTTTGCCTACATGGTGGGATGCCATCAAGAAAGCTTATCTGTTAGATGGCTCTCCTGCATGGATTACTAGTTGGGGACAATTACTGTGGCATGTGGTTTACTGAGCTATCAGCACACCTGCATTGGGACACTGTTGTGCTGTCTGGTCTGCATCTGCATTTCTATAAGACGTCAGTTGGTCGAGAGGGCATGTCTCTGGAGTCTGATGCAGGGTTCTTAGGTCTCATTTGGTGACCTTTTGTGTGCCAATTATTTACCACTATCATCATTGCAGACCAGCCTTCCTAGTGTTTTAATCAACAGAGTTCCTGTCACCCTGTAACCTTGCCAGCAAGAGGGTCAGGCATCAAGGAGTAAATACAGCAGAAAATATGGTGGAGGCATAGCGCTTTACCCAGGATTCCTTGTTGGCTAGGTCAACCTTTGGTTCACTCCAGAATACAAAATGGAGGCAAGTAGCGAAAGCCTCAACCGTGGAAAGTgccttgaactttgataatgcctcttgcctgttTGCATGGAGcttagggaagggggagaaagtcagtttgcatttcaagtcaaaTGTATCAAAGttccactttctgaaaccatatgagaactgaaacacagccatctgtcgaaatttgcatttatttgaattttgcaatgcagttcgccaaccaagcaatgttgacaaaaatgcatatagtaggtgaaaatgtgcataaaaatgaatatatgatggaacgtacaaaaatgcattctataacgagaaattgcttgcaaaaatgtctgcatCAGTCAAACCCCCCTACAaacatatgtttattaggagaaatttgcattaaatgctggagaattttcatgaggatttttaaaaaacaatttctcacattgctgcagaaatgtggagaactgaatttaagattgaaaaaatgagaaactgagagaaccacaagAGACAGATCTTCCCACCCCTAACGGAGAACAGAGAAGGGTGAGAGAGTGTGCGTAGAGAAGAGCTGACTAATTTGCATGTGTTGCTCTGCCTTCTTGTCCCTGTGGCCCCATTTGGGATGAGGAAAAAATCCAATTCCCTGAAGGCGAATCTACCTAATCTGCAGTTTCTGaagcaatacacaaaccaaaattaCAGTGATCCTTTTAAatctgtacttctctgaattttgaagtgcagttctccagccaagtgtacaaaaataacatataagcatgcattatattagagaaaattgatttttaaaatatgtacataggcagaattgcatacaaaaacagGTATATTGGGCGTATGTATATTAGACCTGTTGACAATGTGTGTCTCTTTCCAGTGGCATCTGTGGAAGACGCCCATTGGCGGGCAGCCATTACACACTGCGGATTGTGGGCGGCAGCGATGTTCCCCCAGGAGCGTGGCCTTGGATGGTCAGCTTCCAGTTATCAACAAGGACGGGCACCATTAATACCTGTGATGGTTCGCTCATCAGCTCTCGTTGGGTCCTCAGTTCAGCCCACTGCTTTGAGAAAAAAAAGTAAGCCAAAAGGGCTGGTGTTCCTGGGGAGTGTTGCAGAGGCTGCAAAGCAGGCAGCCGGGGGCATCTCTTAAAAGCAGACTCCCATCTTTTGCCTTGAGGGCTGTCAACATCACCATGTTTGGAGGAGCCATGGGGTGCTGGAGTTCAGAGCCATCCTCTTAGGAAAGTGTAGTCCACAGGCCAGGaactgccctgctggatcagaagtaAAGGCAGTCTAGTCTAGCATCATGTCTATAAGGCTTGTGACCCAGTTGAGAACTTCAGAAGTATGGGTACTAAGGCTAAACCACACACCCCTTTTGTTTGCTTCAAGcttctgatattcagaagcatatgctGTCTAGAcgtgtttcatagaatcatagaatagtagagttggaaggggcctgtagggccattgagtccaaccccctgctcaatgcaggaatccaacttaaaataaATCTGCTaagtgtctgtccagctgcctcttgaaggcctccagtgttggagagtccaccgcctccctaggtgattggttccattgccataccgctctaacagtttggaaggttttcctgatgaccatctgaaatctggcttcctgcaacttgagcccattattccgtgtcctgcactctgggatgatcaagaagattgGTCCTGGCTCACTGTCCCAAGAACACCACAACgcttttattttgaagttagAGAGAGATTTAGTCAAGATACAAGTTCAGCAGCTGGCTCGGGTTTCAGAGGGTCGCAATGCAGAGTCTGGAGTTCAAGCACTGAAGATGTCCCAATGGGCAGCCAGACCCTTCCCGCCAAGCTTTAAAAGAGCAAGGTGTGGCAAGCTCACTTGCACAACTCGTACATGAGAAGACTGTGCTTGCAGGCAGGCGCTTCTGCAGGAGGGGGCTACAACTGCTTGCAGTGATGAAGACGCCACCGAGTCCTAGGCAAGGAAACCGTGACCTgctccctcctccttttcctcctgctCTGCCACTTCTCCCATCGAATTGCCAACTTCCCCAGTTCCCAGTGAAGCATCCTGCCTGGGTGGGGGGTAGGAACGAGAGCCGGAGACTCTGCCGCACCTTCTcttgtttggtttaaatgaaataggaacagtttgtaatcctatttcttagcaaagtatatataCAGCAACGGAATTGAGAACAACCTGTCCCACCTTCCTCTCTCACGCACACCAGTTAAATTGAAATAAACAACACAggcagtcttcttaggtaaaatgtataaagaatatttactcacgacctttcatatgttcaggaaacataggctctagcttagatagaaaaagtagaagtcttagtccatgatAATGGTCGTCTTGGAAGAGAAGTAtgtggatgcttctctctcctcaagcttaatggtgaatatgcaaaaaggatcaatatcctcttaacaaagaaggaggaagagaaggtaaataaccccaccctttaggaagttacatcatggtaaacaagcatagagatgtccTCTAATTCTAGCTTGAGGGGACATTCCCTATCAAAGGGGGctgcatgcaagcttgcttaaatccAACATCTCTAACATCCAGAGTCAAGGGGACCAGCTCCTCATCCCCCCTTCCAGTTGGTCCCAGTTCATTaacaccctcctcctccttgtctgCCAAACACTCTCATCCCAGTCCAGACCCGGTTGGGATCGTGGGGCTCAGGATAACAGAAAAGTTCCTTTTGCCATGATGGGTAAATACAACAGATAGGCCAGTCCTCTGGGAATTGGTCTCAGTTTTGACATTCTGAAAGCATGTGTCTAGCTCATATGGCTGCAGCAAGTGCTGTCCACACCAGGAGACTTTTTGAAATGAGAGAATCAAAGAGCTGGAAGGTATTttgtaaggccatctagtccaacctcctgctggatgcaggaaatccagagctaaagCATCCCCAAGAGTTAGAATCAtaattagtagagttggaaggggcctataaggccattgagtccaaccccctgctcagtctAGGAATCCAACAAGGCATGCCCAACAGGAAGCTGTCCAGGCTCTGCTTGAAGATTTCAAGTCGAGGAGAGGTCTTGGACTGCTTTTACCATcaagaagtttctcctaatacccTATAACCCATCAGAGAACAAATATTTGCCCTCTTCTCTATGAAGGCCCATCGCATATTTCAAGAGTGCTGTCACATTTCCCTCTGCTTTCTTGTCTCCTTCAGCCTTTCTTctagagccggtgtggtgtagtggttaaggtgttggactatgacctgggagaccagggttcaaatccccacacagccatgaagctcactgggtgaccttgggccagtcactgcctctcagcctcatgaaaaccctcttcataggatcgccataagtcggaatcgacttgaaggcagtacatttacatttacatttcagccTTTCTTCAAAGGGCAGTTTTTCCATACCATGACTCTGTTGctgtcctctgaacctgttccagctggTCTAAATCCTTCTTCAAGTGCAGAACCCAGAAATGGACAGAGGATCCCAGATTAAGTCTGGCTTCCGCAGAAAAAAATCCCCTGAGTTATTACTTTCTATAACTTGGAAGTTCCAGCCATGCTGTCAATATACACATTAGCCTTTTCTGCAGCTGCATCACGGTGCTAACTTACCTACTTCTTCACACGTAAAACCAGGTATCTCctacccccacccctccccaccccatacCCATGCATTTGATTGGGTGGCAATGAAGAACTTTGCATTAGTCTCCCTTGAATTTCATTTTGATAGGTTTGGTACAGTTTTTTGTTCCATCAAGCTCTTTTGGAATGTTATTCCAGCCACCTGGGGTGTAGCATTGTGTCATTTGCAAATCTGATGAGTCCACCTATCCACCCACCCTTCAGCTCAGCCACTGATCAAAATGTTGAAAAGTACTATgtccaggacagagccctgcagTGGCCCACTGAAAACCTTGCCCCAGTTTGAGGAGGAACCACTGAGGAGCAAGTTTTTCAGTATGGTTTTCCAAATTCACCTATTGGTAATATATGAGACAGGAGATGAAGAGGCCAGAACAACTGACCAAAACAAGTTGACAATATGAATCACCGAAGCGCGGGAGGACTGGGGAATGGGAGTAAGAAGAAGGGGCTTAAACCCCAAAGCTGGCACCCACCTCCTGGTTATGCCTGCGTGCTCCCAGCTGAGCGGTCAGTTCGTGGGGTCCACAATTTTCCAGAAAATTTCCAGCTGTTTTATACTGATCTTAACATCGTTCCAGAAGTTTGCCTTATAAACCACATGTCTATTCTTTCTTCCAGGTACATACCATGGTACAGGGTGGTGATTGGTGCCACTCGCATCTCTGACCCTGGTCCTGATGCCCAGAGACGCTCAATCAAAAGGGTAGTGGAGCACGAACTCTACAAGAATGAGCTGCTTTCACTGAATGGCGGAGTACATAATGACATTTCCTTGGTGGAGCTGGACAGGCCGGTCAACTGCAGTGACTACATACAGCCAGCCTGCTTGCCTGACAAGAGCGTGACGGTGTCGTTGCTAACCCACTGCTACGTCAGCGGCTTTGGCTCCATGGAAGTGAAAAGTGAGATCTGCAGGAAAACCAGGCCCTCAAGGACCAGCCTGGTTATGTGCTTAAAGTAAATTTGCAGCCTGCACCTTCAATGCTGAGCAGTATTGGCacagaaaagttaaaaaaaaaataagaaattacAAAGACAACATTAGGAACGATgctggagggtgggggaggcgTCACCACCGGGCAGAAAACCAGATGTTGTACTTCAAGGGCTACATTCAGATTCCAAGTCCTGACTTCCTCCCCGCTGCCCCCAAGGATGCTGCtgaggttttttccccctctgctCTTGTCTATTCCTAGTTTTGCTTTTATTATCATTATAATTTTTAGATTTATTGTTGTATTTGCTGCCTTAGGAATCCTAATGGCCGAAGGTGCAGGGTAGGAATGTATTAAATTAGTCAAATTgccccatctagtctagtatcgaCCAGTCTGACTGACtgacctggctctccaggatggaACACAGAGATTTTTTCCATCCCTGGTACTCGTAGCCCCTTCACCTGGAGAtcggctgacaggcagtgacgtCATGCCTGCTGGGATCAGTTGCACCATGGAGTTCCCCATGAGGAACCCCACAGAACAGCCGTCCCCTCCACAAAGCACGGCTTCAagtcagcaccaatcagctggtcAGAGGGAACTTCAAGCCCAGAGTGGTTAGGTTTGGATTTCTCTGTCTAGCGTGGCTACAGATTGATCTCCTGACATCATAGTGCATCGCCTGAAGGATGGGTCACTTGACTGGTGGGCAGagttccacccacctgtcaaagtggcctgctgggggtgggggaaccctGGATCCAGCTCACCATCCGGATCCAGTTCTCCATCTCTGAGCTAAACTATTAAGAAAAGAGAGCAAAGATCTTCCACAGAG
Proteins encoded:
- the LOC133390839 gene encoding acrosin-like, which translates into the protein MRWLLLPVLALAALQATHADTTCDGICGRRPLAGSHYTLRIVGGSDVPPGAWPWMVSFQLSTRTGTINTCDGSLISSRWVLSSAHCFEKKKYIPWYRVVIGATRISDPGPDAQRRSIKRVVEHELYKNELLSLNGGVHNDISLVELDRPVNCSDYIQPACLPDKSVTVSLLTHCYVSGFGSMEVKTGKRPEILQEGSVNLIPKETCSRMEWWYRRILDENLCAGHEDGGAATCRRDSGGPLMCREKMSERYWVVGVASWGAPDCGAPQQPSVFISTQSYLDWIKQMTMEDLSTPNRPQLKATPRPPPTPQPQQVQSTFRPCH